GTTCACTTAGGAAACTGTCGGTGATCGCACTCAGATCAACATCCTGTTTTTTTAGTTCATGTTGTGAAATTATTGATAACTCCAGCAAATTGGAAATTGTGCTGGTCATGCGATAGATGTTTGTTTCGATCTGTTCGATACACTTGTTACCGTCGGCATCCATAAGGTCGGCATAGTACATTTTCAGGACATCAACCATGGCCGCCATATTATTAAGCGGATTGCGCAGGTCGTGGGATACTGAATGGGCAAAGGCTTTGAGTTCCCTGTTGGCTGCCAGAAGCTCATTTGTGCGATTCTGCAGTTGCTCTTCCATTTCCTTATGTTTTGTCATATCGAGGGCGATATAAATAAAACTGTGGGGAGTGCTTCCCCGGTGGTAAACCAGATTGCCCGGGACCAGAATAAAATGACGGAGATCTCCGTTTTGGGCATAAATGGAGACTTCTGTGGTTGGCGGCTGTTCACCTCGTGCGGATGCCCCCAGTTGACGGCGAACATCCTCCCGCTGACGGGGAACGACAAAATTGGTAAGCGGTTGTCCAAGCATTTCCTCTTTAGCATACCCAAGGCTGTTCAATGCCTGTTTATTGATATCCAGTATTGTACCGTCCATGCCGATTACCGCATTTACTGCAGGAGACTCTTCGTACAAAAAACGGTATCGTTCTTCGGATAGCCGCAATCTTTCGTACTCATCACAGGCCTGTTTCAATTTTTCATTTGCCGCGATGAGTTCATGCTGAACCATTTTAAATTCTCTGTTAAGATCTTTGGTTCGGGTTTCCAGTTCACTCTGGTTCAGTTGCAGCCGGTAAATAAGCCCCTGAGCATTATCACTGCCGTTCCGGGGAAGGGTATCGCACAGGGTATCGACCTGTTTTGCCGGCCAGGAGTGCAGATTGTCGGGAACGGGAGCATCATAGGACGATTGTTTGTTTAAATGAAACAATTTTTTAATCATACGGGCTACTCCTTATGAATGGTTAATACCTGTCTTCAGGACCATATCGATCTTTTGAAGAACATGGCAGATGCCCGCAGTATCCGATTGATTCAGCGTTCCCTCTTTACGGGCTTCCGATAAGGGCATGAGCATGTGCTCAAGATCATCAAGAGCGCGTTCGGTATGTAAGTCGTCACTCAGCGCATTTTCAAACTGCACGAGCAATTCCCCGGCACTGTGGCTTGATTCAGCCGCTTCTTTATCGGGCTGCACATCCGTGGTGAACACGCGTGCATACTCGATCAGCCGGGCATGACGTTTTGCTGCGGCATCAAGCGCAGCATAGGTAAAATTGAGCTTTTTCCGATAATGTTGTGTTGCAAAGAAAAAACGGATCACCGCACCATCATACCCCTTTGATGCAAGGTCGCCGACATGGATTATGTTTCCCTTATTTTTAGACATCTTGTGGCCGTCAACCAGGAGATGTTCCCCATGAAGCCAATAGGGGGCAAGTTCTTTCCCCGAATAGGCTTCGGTGACTGCAATGGTATAGTCATGGTGACGGTAGAGGTTGTCGATGCCGCCGCAACTGATATCTATTTGTGTGCCGAGATGCTTGACTATCATGGCGGGATCCTGAACATTCCATGCAGGACGCCCCTTGCCAAGCACTGTTTCCCATTGGGCCGGTTCATTATCACGCGCACCATGCCAGAGAATAAAATCTCCCAGATTCCATCGTTGACCCGGGTAGGTATCTTTACTGAAACGTTTTTTCCTAGAAGGCCATTTGCTCATATCCAGTCGGTACAGCCGTCCGAAGCCCTGGAAGGTGAGTGGATCGAAATAGATATCCGGCCCATAGGAGTAGGCATGTTTCTTTTCAAGTAACCCTTCAATAATCTCGGCCGCGGTATGAACGCTTGTTGAGGAACGGGGGATGAATGGAGGAAGATCGATTGAAAGAAAGCGGCAATCCTCAAAAAAACGCTCTTCTACCGGACGGGTAAGGTCGTCGACCGATATCTGCTTCCGTCGTGCTTCACTGATGCTTTTATCTTCTATATCGGTGAAATTCACTACCCGTTCTACTTCAAATCCCAGGTGGCTGAGATAGCGATGAAGAATATCTTCATAAAAGAAGGTTCGATAGTTGCCAAGATGAGGGTGGCGGTATACCGAGGGGCCACAGGTAAACAGTTTCACATGGGGCGGTTGAAGTGGTCGGAACAGGTCCTTGTTCCGGCTCATGGTGTTATTCAACATCAGTGGAGGAGTATTCATGCTGTAGGTACCTTGGTGAAGGTATTGACTATGGTGTGCAACATTCAGCTTCCCGCCACCGATTGATGCATCGATGCCCATTCTTTCAGTAAATCTTTGACCTCTTCATCGGTTGTGGGAGTGAAATCATCATACCAGGCTCCCACTGCTGAAAAGGCCCGGGGTGTTTGTACGCATATGATATCATCGGCGTCTTCGGCCAGTTTATTGCGCACGCTTGGAGAGGCGACTGGAACCGCAACTGTTATGGCGGAGGGGTTTTGCTGTCGCAAAGTTTTCACCGCCGCCATCATGCTCGCTCCTGTCGCAAGGCCGTCATCCACCAGTATAACCGGGCGACCTTCGGCACTGACCGGAACCTTCCCGCCCTCTCGGTACATCGCCTCACGTTTGCGGACTTCTTCCTGTTCGCGGCGGGTTTCCATTTCGATGGCATCTTCTGGTATGTGAAGATATTCCACAACATCCTCATTGATCACCCGCGTATCTCCTCCGGCAATTGCGCCCATGGCAAGCTCTTCATGACCCGGCGTGTCAAGTTTAC
This region of Chitinivibrionales bacterium genomic DNA includes:
- a CDS encoding phosphoribosyltransferase; the encoded protein is MERIFGNRREAGRILADHLKEYKSKENLLVLGLPRGGVPVAFEVAKALDADLDIFVVRKLDTPGHEELAMGAIAGGDTRVINEDVVEYLHIPEDAIEMETRREQEEVRKREAMYREGGKVPVSAEGRPVILVDDGLATGASMMAAVKTLRQQNPSAITVAVPVASPSVRNKLAEDADDIICVQTPRAFSAVGAWYDDFTPTTDEEVKDLLKEWASMHQSVAGS
- a CDS encoding class I tRNA ligase family protein, with the protein product MGIDASIGGGKLNVAHHSQYLHQGTYSMNTPPLMLNNTMSRNKDLFRPLQPPHVKLFTCGPSVYRHPHLGNYRTFFYEDILHRYLSHLGFEVERVVNFTDIEDKSISEARRKQISVDDLTRPVEERFFEDCRFLSIDLPPFIPRSSTSVHTAAEIIEGLLEKKHAYSYGPDIYFDPLTFQGFGRLYRLDMSKWPSRKKRFSKDTYPGQRWNLGDFILWHGARDNEPAQWETVLGKGRPAWNVQDPAMIVKHLGTQIDISCGGIDNLYRHHDYTIAVTEAYSGKELAPYWLHGEHLLVDGHKMSKNKGNIIHVGDLASKGYDGAVIRFFFATQHYRKKLNFTYAALDAAAKRHARLIEYARVFTTDVQPDKEAAESSHSAGELLVQFENALSDDLHTERALDDLEHMLMPLSEARKEGTLNQSDTAGICHVLQKIDMVLKTGINHS
- a CDS encoding PAS domain S-box protein; protein product: MIKKLFHLNKQSSYDAPVPDNLHSWPAKQVDTLCDTLPRNGSDNAQGLIYRLQLNQSELETRTKDLNREFKMVQHELIAANEKLKQACDEYERLRLSEERYRFLYEESPAVNAVIGMDGTILDINKQALNSLGYAKEEMLGQPLTNFVVPRQREDVRRQLGASARGEQPPTTEVSIYAQNGDLRHFILVPGNLVYHRGSTPHSFIYIALDMTKHKEMEEQLQNRTNELLAANRELKAFAHSVSHDLRNPLNNMAAMVDVLKMYYADLMDADGNKCIEQIETNIYRMTSTISNLLELSIISQHELKKQDVDLSAITDSFLSELKKSNPWRNVEVIVQSGIIVNADKGLIRLALENLIRNAWKYTSKVKNPRIEIGMQDHNGRRVVYIKDNGAGFDMNHAEIIFEPFTRLHSQEKYRGTGIGLSIVQRVVHKHGGTICAEGQVDRGATFYFTLVTG